The DNA sequence TTGCCCATGGCCGTTCCTAAATCCATTGTATACTCTACATCATATTTTTGGTCTAACGTAAATGGACCTGTCTCATATTTTCCGTATTTTGTAATATCTACCACAGGGAGATTTTCTTTTGCGTTCGCTTTGTCCGTATTGTTTGCTTGTCCTTCGTATTGAATTTTCACTTTCATGCCATCGGTACCTTTCATATTTCCGTGACATTCTAGTAACCATTCACCCGGGTTATTGGCGATAAACTCAATGTCGTAGCGCTCACCCGGAGCAATACTTAAAAGTTCATCTTTGATTGGTTGCGGATCTTTTAACGGCTGCCCGTCAGTTGCGACAATTTTAAACTCATGACCATGCAGGTGAAGTTTGTGGGCCATGTATCCTGCGTTTACAAGGCGAAGCCGCACCTTTTCGCCTTTCTTCACTTTTAAAGGTTTGACAGCGGAACCGCTTTTCCCGTTAATCGTGAAAATATCATACATATTCATATCATGGCCCATGCTGCTCATATCCATTTGTTGATTATCAGAGCTATTTCCATTATTCATATTACTATGATCCATTCCACTCATATCCATATTTCCTTCATCCGGATTGCTCATCCATTCATCTAACACAAGTGTATAATCTCGATCTACTTTTTCTTCATTTTTCGGTTCTACGATTAATGTACCGTATAATCCCTTGTCCACTTGCTCGGCGCTTTTTTGATGGGAATGATAAAAATACGTTCCCGGCACGGTTGCTGTAAATTCATACGTAAACGTTTCACCCGGTTTAATGGCGTCCATCGTGACACCCGGTACTCCATCTTGGTTATTTGGAACAGGGTAGCCGTGCCAGTGAATCGTGATCGGTTCTGGCAATTCATTTTTTAAAACAATTTTCACATTATCCCCTTGCTTTACGCGGATTTGCGCACCGGGTACCGATCCATTGTACGTGTAGACCGGGAGTTTGACTTGATCGTTGATTTGTAATAACGCTTCCTTCGCAGTAAGGTGAATTTCTTTCCCGGATAATACTTCTGTATTGGTTGCCAAAGGTAATTGCTGCTTGCTCGTTTCAGCGGAAGTATTTTCTTTTTCCATATTCATGCCGGACATGTCGTGTCCCTGCATGGAAGATGGATTTGAGCAAGCTGCGCCAATCGCTGCTACTCCTGCGAAAATGGCGCCAAGCAGCCATTTTTTCATGTCGTTTTCCCTCCTTAAGCTTGTAGTGGGAGATGCAATGATATGATAAAAAATAGATGTGCAAAATGTATGGAGAAAATCGTTCAACTGAAATGTAAAAAAGGCAAGCGATTCGGATTCACCGATGTCTAACGGTGGTAGGTAATCGCCTGCCGTCCCATTTGAACCCAAGCGTCGATAAAGTCTTGTTTCGGCGCTTTTTGGTTTTTGACAGCGGTCAATGGATCATTGAAATAAATGTACTGCTCATCGTATCCCGTAATGAGCACCGCGTGTTCCCGGTACGTGATTTTGATCGGGCCTTGCGGGGTTTGCCATTCCCGAAAGGCAGAGGGAGGAAGAGGACGAAAGGTGGTGTTGGTGATCACCCAAACCGGTGTGCCTTTGGCCAAGTATGTATAGATGTTCTCAAACGATTGCCCTGTTAAGTCGATGATTTGGTTAGGCAAGTACCGCTCAGCCAACTGCTTGATCGGCTTATGGTACACGCCGTATCCAGGCTTCGATAACGTATACATATCGCCGACAAACCCTTCATTTGGGTGGCCGTAAAACACTTGGCCATTTCGCACTTGATACGGAGTAGGATTTTTCTTGATTTGTTTCGCCAACGTCATCTTATCGACGCGAATGCCGGCATGATTCAAGAGCATGGCCAAGCTGGTTACTTCGCATCCCCTCGGCAGTTCCGGAAGCTGAGACAAAAGGGGGGCGTCAATCAGGACGGATGTCCTTAGCGCTTGTTTCTTTGAAGAGGCAACTGATCGATTCGCCTCCTTTGCTTGATTGCTGGGGGACGGATTGGTTTCTCTGCTGTTTCTGTTCTGTATGAAGGCTTTGATGGCATCGCCTGTCTGGGCCGAACTTGCATAATAGGATAATGAGGCGGCCAATAGCAAGAAACAGGACATATACAATCCGAGCGACAGTTGATCCATCCTCCCGTTTAGAGGTCTTCTCAAGAGAACAAAACAAAGGGAAACGATGAGAAAAGTCAAAAAAAGGATAAACGCTAACAAGCCATTCTCAACTCCTTTATAACACGTGTGTGTTTTTATCGTAACAGATCGATGTGCAAAAATGGTGAAATTCACACTTTCTCCATATTTTATCGTTAATATTATGAGAAACTGAAAATCTTGCAAGCAGTTTTCCTGAAAAAATGGAAACAGATTGTTTTTGAAACTTGATGTTGTGTACGATAGAATGAAAGTGTCTTTGTATAAATCATTTTAGTTTTAAACAAAGTAACTATTCACCCCAGTGCTAGTGTATAAAAAAGCCCAGCACAAATAGGGCATTTCGGTCATAGAAAATGCCCTAGGTAGCGGAAAGAACTCGATCGATCGTTTCGCCTGCCAACAGAAGACATAACGAATCCCACACGTTTTTTTCGTGTTTCGTCAGTGTGGAAACGATGCTTCTTGCGATGCAAAACGACTGCGCGAATGTTTCTTCGCGAAATGTACCCGAAATGTTCTCTTTGACTTTAACCATGCGAAGATCGCGTTCGGCTTGGTTGTTGTCAAAGGGAACATGTACTTCACGTAAGAAACGCAGCGCTTCTTCCTTTCGTTTTTGAAGGCGTCGAACAAAAGCGAGTGCTTTTTTCGGAAGAGGCGTCATCGTT is a window from the Geobacillus stearothermophilus ATCC 12980 genome containing:
- a CDS encoding multicopper oxidase family protein, with amino-acid sequence MKKWLLGAIFAGVAAIGAACSNPSSMQGHDMSGMNMEKENTSAETSKQQLPLATNTEVLSGKEIHLTAKEALLQINDQVKLPVYTYNGSVPGAQIRVKQGDNVKIVLKNELPEPITIHWHGYPVPNNQDGVPGVTMDAIKPGETFTYEFTATVPGTYFYHSHQKSAEQVDKGLYGTLIVEPKNEEKVDRDYTLVLDEWMSNPDEGNMDMSGMDHSNMNNGNSSDNQQMDMSSMGHDMNMYDIFTINGKSGSAVKPLKVKKGEKVRLRLVNAGYMAHKLHLHGHEFKIVATDGQPLKDPQPIKDELLSIAPGERYDIEFIANNPGEWLLECHGNMKGTDGMKVKIQYEGQANNTDKANAKENLPVVDITKYGKYETGPFTLDQKYDVEYTMDLGTAMGKNGMIFTINGKTYPDTAPIHVKTGDFVKVKIVNNSPTDVHPMHLHGHFFQVLSKNGKPVTGSPLIKDSLNVNPGEEYVVAFKADNPGNWMFHCHDLHHASAGMVTQVKYTDYKSDYTPDPNDTTNKGE
- a CDS encoding C39 family peptidase, producing MLAFILFLTFLIVSLCFVLLRRPLNGRMDQLSLGLYMSCFLLLAASLSYYASSAQTGDAIKAFIQNRNSRETNPSPSNQAKEANRSVASSKKQALRTSVLIDAPLLSQLPELPRGCEVTSLAMLLNHAGIRVDKMTLAKQIKKNPTPYQVRNGQVFYGHPNEGFVGDMYTLSKPGYGVYHKPIKQLAERYLPNQIIDLTGQSFENIYTYLAKGTPVWVITNTTFRPLPPSAFREWQTPQGPIKITYREHAVLITGYDEQYIYFNDPLTAVKNQKAPKQDFIDAWVQMGRQAITYHR